From the Actinomycetota bacterium genome, one window contains:
- a CDS encoding site-specific integrase, with protein sequence MFTDDQLVSLYTFIRANEHTPAMQQQCRLARFALGNGLREIEIVHQAKGTTIVDRNDQITAHVAAEWSKNHKPRETPCTPELAPFLRSWLEEMEEGEYLFHKSNGEPYTTRHLQRWWNELCAAAGLPNLAGMHGTRHTWATEELRSKRLDILQVSKFLGHVRIEITMNYYGHAVAESAYSTEPPKWWSVALCQDKPALRIAG encoded by the coding sequence GTGTTCACGGATGACCAGTTGGTCAGCCTCTACACGTTTATCAGAGCCAACGAGCACACCCCAGCCATGCAGCAACAGTGCCGCTTGGCCAGGTTTGCACTTGGAAATGGCCTCCGTGAGATCGAGATCGTACATCAGGCCAAAGGCACGACCATTGTGGATAGAAACGATCAAATCACTGCGCACGTGGCCGCTGAGTGGTCCAAAAACCACAAACCGAGGGAGACTCCTTGCACACCCGAGCTTGCCCCATTTTTGCGCTCATGGCTTGAGGAGATGGAAGAGGGAGAGTACCTGTTCCACAAGTCAAATGGTGAGCCGTACACCACCCGACACCTTCAACGATGGTGGAATGAGTTATGTGCCGCGGCCGGCCTCCCGAACCTGGCAGGGATGCACGGCACAAGGCACACATGGGCCACTGAGGAATTGAGATCGAAGCGGCTGGATATACTCCAGGTTTCCAAATTCCTCGGGCATGTTCGCATTGAGATTACCATGAACTACTACGGCCATGCCGTCGCGGAGTCCGCGTACAGCACTGAGCCGCCGAAATGGTGGAGCGTAGCTTTGTGCCAGGATAAACCAGCACTTAGGATTGCGGGGTGA